In Lolium rigidum isolate FL_2022 chromosome 7, APGP_CSIRO_Lrig_0.1, whole genome shotgun sequence, the DNA window tacgttcgacccgcaatccatcgaaccagccttCTTCCAAGGCAAGCGGAGAGCCGAACCCTAGTACGGTCCGTGGTCAACTCCAGCcgtctcaaagacttgctttcCGCCTCAACTGATATTCTGATTGAGAAttccgaggaagccaaaggcatcttcgaggatatccggcctcatctccctatgaccctgcaagtgcAGCTCTGGCCCGCCGTTACCTTGTCggccttcaagtcaagggtgcaaacggctcgccaaaggattactcttcgccactcccaacttccgccgagagccgatattgccgaaaagtgtcgacggctcaatgagaagaaggctgctctggacgccacgacggacacttctgccactcgcgccgaactcgagaccctgcgcaaggagctggagaaccttgaagagaaggtaagggtgaccaaacagcttatccaggacaaggaagcccttgttgcccgttctcaagacgaagcaagaggcctcacgacccgatccgaagaccgatccggctgaaatccgtaccccgagcaatcagctggtgacgggtaaggacgaggatgaccaggctgaggttgctgaggcagatcgcatccgtgttgacgccgttctcgccctcggcgtgtttcttcagtagggccttcagagacagatgatgtttcgctggatgctgtacttgctacatttgtgattttttttttactggccgatgattttccatcggctcctgacatttccttgcccatgcgtctgtctgctgattatatgcctcccccgagccgaatctgtcaggtgactgcagatatcggctttgcatCGGGCCAAGGGACTGTACTCGTACGCCGGCCCCGTTGGGATTTATGTAGCCGTCGTGGCTGCTGTTCGTTAGATCACCACTGAACCCAAGCAGATCGTACGGTGTAAATAACCTTGGCCGACTCGCTAGAGTCGGAGCGCTCCATGAAGGTTCCGTAATatccctcgtgtaatcctggagcactaggctccgtaGGGAGAACGAGCATCGTGTTCgtatcagccgatgtctcatTTGTGCTTGggtattccttcagtagagcaatcatctgactcctgagctgtggatccaccttcttgctgataaaagttggtcgcggcttgtctCCATGGTCGATGTCGATTTCCTCCCGCTCAttagccgaggtgaacccataccccagctttccgtctccTGTGAGGTCGATGCCAAATACCGGGAGAGCGGGTGGCGCGGATAACACgatccgatcgctagaatcggcctccatcttgatcatcaccaggacttggtggcagtgtcggagccgattgcgtgggtcggctccttcttcattcttgctatgagagcagctgccctcatcattacccttaccagggcggtacccaagttctaccatgttgatgctgaacaagtgtcctggttgacCCCGGGaacgggttcgtggaaagagccgatgagttcggctcgaggactgccttgatttcgtcatgattcttcttgagctcatcaggcagatcctcgtacgtgaccggagtgtcttccgccatctcggatgtagatggcgatgttgcggatgtcgaaggctgtcccaccgggcgtgccagaatgtgttgacgtcagaaacccactggcgggcggagacgggcaacaccgtagagccgggaacaactagggctgcaggctggccccagtccctccgagcgacggcccgcaaagcctcccggtcgcacgcaccgatgtttatcacaagggcgtgccacccgacctatacccggtcgggaaggtgtggatgatgcctcgcttagtttcctcgcagggcacacacgtaaacgttaaatacgagcctcgatcggctctcgggttatcccgtgaatcggctcaaagagccgatccacccatgattcgacgaggtgtccgaatatatggtggtcctgcttgatcaaggtaaagctaatgagatctacgacgatgtggggttttcaccgcataatcggatcgtcctactccagagttgggcctcgcggccacgcacggtgatcgtaagccgatcctaaacaaggcctaaaaaccaacacgaggttgatcctcgaacatcctgcttagggccaacgaacgacaccctacgtgccgctggatcctccccctttgtaaggcctaactattgcggatattaaactaatccttgtagaacaaggagcaatcgtaacggatcagatctactaaactatgatcaagcgggtgccgcccctacacctaagataggtgtaaggcggctagacatgcaagggttgcactacgaaagcatgtaatatgaagaacaatgctaaccctaacatgtctaagataactacgttgctcgccatcaaagaggcttcagtacgagcaacgcatgaacaacgtaggcaggcttgtgctgcctagatcgcaagacgtCAACAGCAGCTTGCCCGCGCGAGCGTCCACGGAGGAGGGGCGGAAGTCGATTTTGGAGTAGAGCGTCGATGGCTCTGGTTGGAAATCCTCGACGCGGCGCCAGAGCTCGGCGGCCTCGACGGATCCCTTGGTGCGGCTGATGAAGCGGAGCCCCTTGACCGCGCGCTTGGCGCCGGCGCGGGACCGATTGACCCGGGCCTGGATGCATCGCCGCTCGCGGGCCGCCATGGCGACCTCGCGCTGCAGCTCGCCATGTGTGGGCGTGGGCGCACGGGGGGAAGGGAGGGCGCCGGCGACGGGGACTGGGCGGCTCAGGGGTGCGCGacgggatggcggcggcgccgtaGAGCTCCACGAGGTCGGCCGCATCGACGCGGTACAGGCGTCGCTCGATGGCCGCGACCATCTCCGCGAGGCTGTCGGTGAGGAGGTGGTTGGTGGCGACGGGGACCGGTCGACGCGCGCGAAGTCGGCAGCGGCGAGGGGCACGACGGCGTCGGCGACGACGAGCTCGGCCCCGGCGTTGCTGCAGGCGACCTGGGGGATGTTGGTCGCCGGGTCGAGCTCCACGGTGGGGATTTTTATTCCCAGATTAAGTACTGATCGAATCGTGCCAGGCTCCTCCTTTCCACCTCAGCACCTCACGGCAAGGACTAACGCCGTTAGACACGTGTTGTTTCGTGGgggcgtgctcacgtacccatgtgatTACCGAGCTTCATCCGTTAAAGTAAAACAAACCAAATGTATACTTATATGGTATTAATCACAATAAGCAACATACTAACAACTAATGTTTAGGAACATAACTAGACATGTGGTTAACTATGCCCGATTAAAAGAAAAATATATATTTGTTAAGAATGTAAAATGCTATAAAAATCTAGAGAAGTATAGAAGCTTAGTACAAATTGTATTTACTTTGATTTTCTAAGGCTTCATATTTTCCTTGGATTATTCATGTCTCTCCCGTCTTTCCACTATTGGGCTCGGCTATTTCACCACCGCGACCAATGGCATGCATGCACATGGACATGTCAAGCAACAATGCTACCTGCTCAGCGGTTAGATTGGTGAATCGGTTTAGCGTGAGCCACCTGATAAACTCGGAGATCTCTTCCTTTCGCATGTCCTCCTCCTACGTATCCATGACGTGCAGGAGGTGAATTAGGTGCACGAGGCGTGCCACCGGTAGCTGCTCGGTGCAAACGACGCCTTGAAGTTCTATGGTGAAACGACGGTTGCGCATGGTGAACACAAAATGACAGATGTCAAAACTGTATTTGCAATGTTTTCACTGTTGTTTAACATTATTGCATTTACCGGCATGCATTCTCCATTCGCGTTTTTTTTTCTTGACTGCCATGTGCCTTTATTCAGTTTCGGGTCCTAATGTATCCTTAAATTGGATTAAAATCCAAAACCTTTTTTGATGTATTTGGCCAAAATTTCAACCAAATTAGTTTTCTTGGACACCATCATTCTGATGAGCAGAGACATGGAGGAGATATTTAAGCCATAGTGATGCTACTTAATCGTCATCTTGTTGCTTAACTGCAAGTTTTCTTTGTGATTTAAATGACTATCTACATCTAACAAATTATCATACCGAGTCAGATCAGAAGGCATTCCATTAATAGTAAAGATCATAAACACCAAGTTCACCTTAATTAATGATATCACACTTAGTTTCATATACTTTGTCACTTTGGCTACAAATCTCCTTTTCAGTGACATACCGACAACAAATTGAACTTGTAAGAAGATATCAACAACAATGTACTCAGAAAAATATATTCTACCAAAGCTTAAGGCGCCATCTAGAACAAAGGAAAAGTGTAGGGATTTTGGGGGATAGGATTTCtattaaaaaaaatcatatgGTGGCGTCTGGAACAAAGGAATATGAAtctaaaaaaattctgaaatttcTATGGAAAACTAACATGTCTCACATCATGTTTTGATCTCCTTCTATCAACAATTCTTATGTTTTTGTTGTGTGTGATATCCAAATGTCGTTTTCAACTTTTCCTATGGTTTTGGTTTCTGTTTGAATTTAAGGTACAAGACGTCTCATGCATATTCTGCATTTTTTTTATTCTATGCTTTAAGTTCCTGCGTTTCAAACGGGGACTAGGAAGGCCATCAAAACAATCATAGTCTAAACACGAGGTTTACAAATTAGGAAAACCGATGGTACAATTAGCACCGTGGCTAGTGGCTACAGTTAGCATGATTTTGATCTGTCAGCTGAATATCCAAAATGCTGCACTAGTCTTAGACATTGACGAATGGCGCGCCCGTGATAAACTCGGTGGCGGCGAGCGCGACGAGTCCAAGCATGGCGAAGCGGCCGTTCCAGAGCTCGGCGTCGGCGCTCCAGATGCCGCTGGACTTGCTCTCGACAGTCTGGCCCTGCAGCAGCGGGATCATCGACGCCACCGAGAACAGCGCCGCGGTTGTCAGGAACCAGCTTAACCCGGCGCCACTGCCAGCCTGGTCGAGGAGCCCGCCACCGCGCGCCGCCTCCACGGAGAGCGCCGCCACGAAGCCCACCATGGCAAGCCGGCCGTTGATGCGTTCGGGCGCCGGGCCGCTGAAGGCGAGCGCGTCCCACACCGAGGGGTTAGCCTTGGGCTTGGGTGCTGCCGGCGTCGGGGTAGGGGTCGGGCTTGAGATTGGGGTTGGTGAGGAGGTCGATGTGCTCGCCGTCTCCTTGGAAGGATCCATTTCCGGCTGCAGATACAAACACAGTTAATTTCACGTAGAGAGAGAAGAATATTTTACGACCGACACCCAAGGGAAGGGACTTGAGCTCACCTTGGTCTGGGCCCTGACAACGAGGGCGCGCCGGCGCGGCGCTAGGGACGACCGGGCTGCCGAGCGCCCGACAACGGCGGCGCCGGTGAAGGAGCTCAAGGCCACCATGGTTGCCATTACTTGCAGAAGCAGGAAGCTGCAGGAAGTGGCTAGATTGATCAAACACTTGGTTCGCTGTGGTTAGCTATAATGGTGTGTTTCCATAGACCGATCAGTGTGCGTTTATATAGGGCGCGGCGGCGCTCGCCCCGGCAGTACTGAGGAGGTGGCCGGTagccatggcggtggcggtggccacgtCGGCGAGCAATCCCAGCCGTGAACATTTAGGAGCCGGGTCACGACGTGGACGTCCAGGGCACCATGCAGAGGCGCTCCGGAGCTCGCCAAAAAATGGCAGAAAAGGTGGCACAAGTGGACTCCACGGACGGCGGAAGACTCCAGAAAGTACGCAGAACGCCGAAGGCTACGACTCGTCGGCCACAACACAGGTGCAGCACGAGGAGTCCAGCAGAGGATAGGGTATTTGTCCCGCTGTCGATTTATGGCTTAGTTCGTAGCACGAAATACCGAGAAGCTTGCTGGGAGACACGCAGGCATGCGGTTGAGCCGctgagggcgcgtttggtaggctgcattCAATTCCTGCACCACTGCGATTAGTGGGAAGGAATCGGAAGAAATCCTCATCTCGTTTCAGACGAGCTCCGGTGCAAAAAAAAATGCTTCGTTTGTTGGCCTGCATCGCACCGTTAGAGACTCAAATGCATTTCGTTCCGTTGCTCTGTATTAGCCTGCAAACCTGAACGGATACAACTTACAAACTtacaggcgcggccaggggcgggCGACTCGGGCGCGGCCCGCGCGGCGCGCGGCGGGGCACCGCGGCCGTGGACGGGGCGGGGGCGGCGGTGAGGCGCGGAGCAGGCCAGTGGAGGCGGGCGCTGTCGGGCGTGGCCAGGCACGGGGTGGCCCGGGCGCGGTGCGGGAGCGGCCGTGCATGCCCATGCGGTGCAGGACGGGGCGCGGCCGTGCATGGCCAGGGCGAGGCCGGCAAGGGCGCGGACCGGCGATGGGACGTGGTGGAGCTCCTCTGTGGCCAACACCATGTCCATGGTGAAGCTCCTCAGTGGCGTGGCGGAGCTCGTGCTCGTCACGGAGTCCATGACCGTCGTCGAGGAGCTCTTCCCGTACAGCCAGGGTGGGCTGCAACGGCGGCGCGGTGCCGTGGCGGAGCTCCTCCGTGGCGTGGCCGTCGCGGAGTCCATGGCCATCGTCGAGGAGCTCTCCCCGTTGAGCCATGGAAAGGCTACTAGAAACACACGTTCAGCTTTTGCATCGCGGGGCCAAAGTTTGCATTAGTGGAGTCAAGGTTTCGTCTCGGCAAGCCTGGCCCCGAAGAAACTGTcattccgggcgttcctccagggcctgtcccaggggtgctttgagaaccgtgcGATGCAACAACGCGGCTCGGCCCAGGCATCCAAACGGACCTAAAATTGCTGGCCCGATGCGAGCCACGGAGCATGCAGCCTATCAAACGCGCCGTGATTGAATTCGCACGGCGGCTTTGTTCAAGGGGAGACGATGAGAAGGTTTTACCGTGTTTCTCTCAACAGCTTTTCTTTTACAATTCATTTCCCGTGTTTTATTTGACCTATTTATAGGGAATTGTCTTTAACAATTatacaaaataaaatctaaaagaaaTGCAAATCTTCGAGATTTTTAAAGTTTACTTTTTACATAACATAATTTTGTACTTTTCTAAAAGCAGTCCTAGAAAAATAACATGCATAGGCATCAAACCACATACGTGTAATATATAGCAACATTATTGTAGCCCTTGACACCATGGAGAGGCACTCCGGACCTTACCAAAAAGTGACATGACAGGTGCCACAAACCTACAAAGTGAACTTCAGGAAGGGCGGAAGGCTCCAGAAAGTGCACAGCTCGCCGAAGAATACTCCAGATACTCGTGCCGTGGCCACCAGCTTGTCGGTGAAGACAATGGGCAGGAGGACAGCACGCCAGCACAGGAGGGTGTTGTTCTCCTGGTGTACTCTACTCCCTCCTTTTTGAGGTTGTTTATACTTTTCATTGCTATTCTACTACTTCTATTCATTGTTACAAAtttatttaaaattattttttttacTGTATAGATACATCATTTTATGAACCGAGGGAGTATTATCTTTTGTTTGTGGTGAAAAAACGTCACATTCCACTCTATAAGGTTAGCCTTCATGTTTGCTTGCAGATTCATTCTGCTAGTCTATATCTCTCTAGCTAAGTAAAGTTTAATCAAACTTTTAGACAAAACCATCAAGAACTATGATATTATActgatatcatatgaaaatataaattcatgatgtatctaataaTGTTGATTTTAGATTATAtatgtcaatttttttaaaaaaaggttAAACTATGTGGTTTGATTTTTGAACAAACTTTGTATCCTTTTCAATTGTAACGGACATCATGGGACCGTTTCCGCCACTACCCATATCCCCTTGTCGCCATCAACAAATTTACTAAGTGGCCCAAAGTAGAACCAATAGGCAGCTCTGAAGTTTATCAAAGTATAGTTTGTGTGGATTTGGGGTCTCAAACCGCATTATCACTGAGGTAACACTAGTTTGATTTACGTTTGATTCAGGGCTGGGTTTGTGGCGAGACATAAAGCGAAGTGATTGCAGAGACACACATGCCTGCCAACAAACATTGGTTGAATTTGAGCCTGGGCATTGTTTCAGGTTATTTTTACTGTTCTAGAGCCTAACTCGTTTGTACTCCAACAAGTTGTTGACAATATTAGTAGTAACTCGTATGGCAGATATCAGCGAAGCAACCGTCATAATTAGTACAAAATTGATATCATATTAGATGCAAAACATAGCATAGTTCATACAAGGTAGAAAACTGATGAGTGCAATTATGACACATATGTAAGCATACAAAATACTCATATTGCTACCCATCTCATGCTTCATCTAGCTACAACTATGCATATTTTGCGTGATTACTAGTTCTCATTCGTTTTCATATGATTATTGCACAACTATTAGTTTTTATTAGGTTTATTACTTTTCCTTGTATTTTACTTGTGTGAAGGTGTTATGGATGATTATGGATATAGCAAGGCAAAAGGATCAAAGAGAGGGCAATATGTAGAAGCTGCAGGTACCATACTTAGCCATATGAGATGTGGAAAAGTCAGTTTTCCATCATATAATATTAATATCTAGGTCTGTGGAGTTGCAGCTCTCGTCCATACGAGTCCAACGAGCCTAAGAACACCAAAATCAGAGTTTATATGAAACAATCGTGGCCAAAACACCGAAGCAAAACATAGGTTTTCATGACCGCCGGTACGGGCGCGGTACGGCCGTACCGCGGGTCAGGAGGCACGAAAACGCCCACCAAAGCGTGTCTTCACAGTTTTTGTTCATGTTTGTTCCTAGACCTTACTTAGGTCATAGGCAACGTAGGGGGGCTATTGGGGACCTCCTAggactatataaagaggggaggagtcAAGGGAGAAGGCATCCTCTCCACATACCTCCACGATGGAGCCCTGCCGCCTTGTCAGCTCCATAGCCGCTGCCTCCAAAAGATATCTACCATTGAtaagtctcaaacgtatctataatttcttatgttccatgctacttttatgatgatactcacatgttttatacacattatatgtcattattatgaattttccggcactaacctattgacgagatgccgaagagccagtggctgttttctgctgtttttggtttcagaaatcctagtaaggaaatattctcggaattggacgaaatcaacgcccagggtcctatttttccacgaagcttctagaagtctgaagaggaaacgaagtgggaccacgaggcgacgccacactagggcggcgcggcccaggccctggccgcgcggccctagcgtgtgggtcccccgtgactcttcctgacctgcccttccgcctacttaaagccttcgtcgcgaataccccagtaccgagagccacgatacagaaaaccttccagagacgccggctccgccaatcccatctcgggggattcaggagatcgccttcggcaccctgccggagaggggaatcatctcccggaggtctcttcatcgccatgatcgcctccggatcgatgtgtgagtagtccacccctggactatgggtccatagtagtagctagatggttgtcttctcctcattgtgctatcatgttagatcttgtgagctgcatatcatgatcaagatcatctatttgtaatgctacatgttgtgtttgttgggatccgatgaatattgaatactatgtcaagttgattatcaatttatcatatatgttatttatgttcttgcatgctctccgttgctagtagaggctcagccaagttgatacttgtgactccaagagggagtatttatgctcgatagtgggttcatgcctccatttaatctgggacgatgatgagaaagttctaaggttgtggatgtgttgttgccactagggataaaatatcgatgctttgtctaaggatatatgtgctgattacattacgcaccatacttaatgcaattgtctgttgcttgcaacttaataccggaaggggttcggataataacctgaaagtggactttttaggcatagatgcatgctggatagcggtctatgtactttgtcgtaatgccctgattaaatctcatagtactcatcatgatatatgtatgtgcattgttatgccttctttatttgtcaattgcccaaccgtaatttgttcacccaacatctgtttatcttatgggagagacaccactagtgaactcgtggaccccggtcctattctttacatctgaaatacaatctatcgcaattgttcttactgttcttcgcaaacaatcatcatccacactatacatctaatcctttgtttacagcaagtcggtgagattgacaacctcactgttacgttggggcaaagtactttgattgtgttgtgcaggtgacaaggtattaacttgtcaatgcctacaagtagtagactagggtttcgttgcatGTAGAggtcaagtagatctcgaaggtttcagccgaaaagtactcaacgATGTTAAAacaagggtttgtgagacaatgaatcgatgctttctttgtccctcgactcccccttatataggaggtggagccgagggattcgtattgtacaagttacagagtccgggaaggtttccaactcctcccgtaatattacaagtgttctctcctaatacaattctaactttccttaatatcaacttgggcttgcgattcttcttattcttcgagtcgtgggccttcagtaaaccccgggtactatcttcggcaggcccattggggatgcctatgtcagtagcccccgagattttgcttgaatcgtagagtcagggaaaatctccattgtttatatttattcgacaactttaaacttttctatatttcttcatatgaatttctatattgtacagggataatggtagttggggctagttcatctgacgaatcaggtactagttaactgctctagtggcaatccgcaaaaacctacttcaagatcacgtccccggacatgatctcgggatactggtgtaaacttcgacaggtgccgcttaaggtcttaccgttctgtcgagtcccagtcatatttatcgggtacctaacgcgtccgttaggatttttcttcgtatctgttgatacggatagaagtagcaaaccgacgtcagagacggtgccacgccactcagaacggatccggggtcttaccttcgcaaagttttgcggcattcagaaattgttcgcaactttggcgttctgagaatatattgtcgagtgcttattcggctgttggaatggcacattttattgagtcaacggatgactttatattgctctcccgatgggagtatatgtagagttactttaactcgaaatatactctcttgttcttctatctttctcttttataatttcatcgggcacgcgaacagcgttcccgatgggagtagcccccgaggctatgaacaaatattttgtatttgatcataggctcgatcacaccatttctattttgtctttctcgaacttttcatttttttcaaagtagcccccgagcatttgggcaaaaacttgtatttgatcaaaggctctcgaaataatcatcaatcttctgctgtcgccattcttacAAACCTTCGTAGCCGAAATTTTATCTTgttaaggtgacatcattgctgacgatagccacgatcacttgtatcgggaaaacgcgagaacttctctccctctgtctcgtgggcccaaatttttaccacgttgacacgtcgtgcaagtggggaacacacgtcctccgcttttcctggcgcacgtactgtagttgCTGCACTTTCTCGGCTATACGAAATTACCGTTTACCCCTTGTCcgcgtgtacaccatctgtcccgtAATCTTTCAATCCAACGGCGTGacggttcaccgcacctctatataagggtgtcgtcttcctcctctagtcctttcgctcgcgccgctcctctgctctcctctgccaaaattCTTCCTTGCGCCTCAAAGCTCTTGAGCTCAACCATCCTCGCACCTTACTCCGGTaccattgttgatgcctccgcgcagactcaccaggcacagcacgcctGAATCGAAGATGGCAACCGAGGATCTGGGAaacacggagtgggagagatctaaaatctcccctcaagacatcaacctgctgaagaaactggggatcagcaagaagcaggACGCGCTTCGCTCCGGCCGAAGAAAGttatccaacccctccaatggagtaccgggttagttttttcgaccacctcatccgcggtctttctgcccccatccacaatttcttacgggggttgcttttcatgtacagactgcaacttcaccaccttactcccaattctatcctccatatctccatcttcatcacgctttgcgaagctttccttggggtccagcctaactgggctctatggaaacgcattttcttttgtcgccgtaatggctctgccaatgtttcATATAACATTGGTGGCGTTCTTATTTGCGTCCGCCCCGACGTTGAGTActttgatgtcaaattccctgactcagtacaagggtggcgcaaaaaatggctgtacattcatgaggagaatcatggctctattgaagacaacatccctccttttgatggtgccgagaaaatttgtcgccgtcgttcctgggacgcagaggctaccgatgaagaaaaaacggcgacagaggccttgatgacacgcatccatcagctccaaaacacccgaggacaagaattgtcgggtgTCCAAAacacggcgtacttccttaggatcagggtgcagcctctgcaagcccaaaaaaatcccctttggacgtatgctggcaACGAAGATGTAGATCGCTTGTCGacagatttatcggtcaaggacttagagaaacttgtccgaaaaatctcgtcgctAAACAAGAAGGACACCGTTCCTTCAacttgccgtgtgacgccataCAGTAgcgccaatcctcttcccgaggtaatttttccttttaATTGCTATATTGTTTATTCGAACTttattatttgtcgactactatcttgctaaTGCCTTTTTGTCGACACCCTTTCTTTGTCTCAGAACCACCCCGTccttgcttctcttcctcctcttcctgaaggtggagaagttgaagaccgtgctgtcgtcgatgatgacaaccaaggcacctcgcgccctgccaatgaagttgcgggttctcacaaatccgcggcttctgctgaatctgaagccACTGCTTCAACACACTCCCCTCCTCCTGCTTCcccaaagaacaagaggaaaaggagtgaattcaaagattccggcacctctaaTGCCGAAGAAACTGATCCTTCGGAAAGGAAGGCAGTTTTCAACCCATACaccgatgccctcgtcagctcgtaagttactccgCATTCCTTACTTCTTTGCTCTTTAATGCTttgcttcttatattgtcgccatttTTATTGTAGTGATAACGAAGAAAAACAACCTActgacgcggctgctcgaacgagtatgtcGCGTACTCTAATTGTATCCGAAACTCAGCGTGATGGGGAGGAAACTtctcctcctcaacaaaacgtcgagcGTTCgcctccacct includes these proteins:
- the LOC124674298 gene encoding high molecular mass early light-inducible protein HV58, chloroplastic-like; this encodes MATMVALSSFTGAAVVGRSAARSSLAPRRRALVVRAQTKPEMDPSKETASTSTSSPTPISSPTPTPTPAAPKPKANPSVWDALAFSGPAPERINGRLAMVGFVAALSVEAARGGGLLDQAGSGAGLSWFLTTAALFSVASMIPLLQGQTVESKSSGIWSADAELWNGRFAMLGLVALAATEFITGAPFVNV